In the genome of Actinomycetota bacterium, one region contains:
- a CDS encoding class I SAM-dependent methyltransferase encodes MASRWEEVAEDYDRIFRKDAYYYDILAMVADRVEGAAGVRVLDLGCGTGNIVALLNERYPLVELCGVDPADNMVALATDRFHAVPKVQILKGEGTKIPCPSESFDYVVSNLALHHVVPELRVLCAAEIARVLKPGGRLVYSDLFWDMPGDREDPARCRDIIDKIVAYALYNLEIGAREMMLFLFEQLPLHLSEKDEYVTVVEDWLQALSEGGLAGLEVIATPRPEFAFKLVSGHKPRAKGSGLVSCMIE; translated from the coding sequence ATGGCCTCGAGGTGGGAGGAGGTGGCGGAGGACTACGACCGCATCTTCCGCAAGGACGCCTATTACTACGACATCCTGGCGATGGTCGCCGACCGCGTGGAGGGGGCGGCCGGCGTCAGGGTCCTCGACCTGGGCTGCGGGACGGGAAACATCGTTGCGCTCCTGAACGAAAGGTACCCCCTGGTGGAGCTCTGCGGGGTCGACCCCGCGGACAACATGGTGGCGCTGGCAACGGACCGTTTCCACGCCGTGCCCAAGGTGCAGATATTGAAGGGGGAAGGCACCAAGATACCGTGTCCATCCGAGAGCTTCGACTACGTCGTCTCCAACCTCGCCCTGCACCACGTCGTGCCCGAGCTGCGCGTGCTCTGCGCGGCGGAGATAGCAAGGGTGCTCAAACCGGGCGGGAGGCTGGTATACTCCGATCTCTTCTGGGACATGCCCGGAGACAGGGAGGACCCCGCGCGCTGCCGCGACATCATCGACAAGATCGTCGCCTACGCGCTCTACAACCTGGAGATAGGGGCGCGCGAGATGATGCTCTTCCTGTTCGAGCAGCTCCCCTTGCACCTGTCGGAGAAGGACGAGTACGTCACGGTGGTCGAGGACTGGCTACAGGCCCTGTCGGAAGGCGGCCTCGCCGGCCTGGAGGTCATCGCCACGCCGCGCCCCGAGTTCGCCTTCAAACTGGTGAGCGGGCACAAACCGCGAGCAAAGGGATCAGGCCTTGTTTCTTGCATGATAGAATAG
- a CDS encoding thiolase family protein: MDNKVAIVGFRMAAAPDIEITRERLAFNLTRGLFDDLGIERDDVGTTIICSNDFLDGRTISNVFLDPHVGAYMKDESKVEMDGLNALAYAAMRILSGQYETALVASLGLTGSQASPYLHIEYTMDASYDRPMKLLNELAAAALQAKSYLAEHGYSEGLLDEVAAKDLANAAGNPNQARRMPGITAEQVAASAMYYEPLRELHCYPPTDGGCMMLLASEKKAGELCDKPVWILGMGRSTDNYYLGDRDLATSLSASQAAAKACEAAGIKDPAGEIDFAEISSLFAHQEPLFAEAMGLMESGKAPDAYRAGDTAINGRLPINPSGGPLGGHPISSTGLIRAAETVLQLRGEAGENQVTKADVALVHGQDGLCAQQSVVFVLGT, from the coding sequence TTGGATAACAAGGTAGCGATCGTGGGTTTCAGGATGGCCGCCGCGCCGGATATCGAGATCACCCGCGAGCGGCTCGCTTTCAACCTGACCAGGGGGCTCTTCGACGACCTGGGCATCGAGCGGGACGACGTCGGCACCACCATCATCTGCTCCAACGATTTCCTGGACGGGAGGACCATCTCCAACGTCTTCCTCGACCCCCACGTCGGGGCCTATATGAAGGACGAGAGCAAGGTGGAGATGGACGGACTCAACGCCCTGGCCTACGCGGCCATGCGCATCCTCTCCGGCCAGTACGAGACGGCGCTGGTGGCGAGCCTGGGCCTTACTGGCTCGCAGGCAAGCCCCTACCTGCATATCGAATACACCATGGATGCCAGCTACGACCGCCCCATGAAGCTGCTCAACGAGCTCGCGGCGGCGGCCCTGCAGGCGAAGAGTTACCTCGCGGAGCACGGTTACTCCGAGGGGCTGCTGGACGAGGTGGCGGCGAAGGACCTCGCCAATGCCGCCGGCAACCCCAACCAGGCCCGCCGCATGCCCGGCATCACCGCGGAGCAGGTGGCAGCCTCGGCCATGTACTACGAGCCACTGCGCGAGTTGCACTGCTATCCCCCCACCGATGGGGGGTGCATGATGCTGCTGGCGTCCGAGAAGAAGGCCGGGGAGCTTTGCGACAAGCCGGTGTGGATACTGGGCATGGGCCGCAGTACCGACAACTATTATCTGGGTGACCGCGACCTCGCGACCTCGCTTTCGGCTTCCCAGGCGGCCGCGAAGGCCTGCGAGGCGGCGGGCATCAAGGACCCCGCCGGGGAGATCGACTTCGCCGAGATCTCCTCGCTCTTCGCCCACCAGGAACCGCTTTTCGCGGAGGCCATGGGCCTGATGGAGAGCGGAAAGGCGCCCGATGCTTACAGGGCCGGGGATACCGCGATAAACGGCAGGCTCCCCATCAACCCGTCCGGGGGGCCCCTGGGCGGGCACCCCATAAGCTCGACCGGCCTCATCCGGGCCGCGGAAACCGTGCTGCAGCTCCGGGGAGAGGCGGGCGAGAACCAGGTCACGAAGGCGGATGTGGCCCTTGTACACGGGCAGGACGGGTTGTGCGCGCAGCAGAGCGTCGTCTTCGTCCTGGGGACCTGA
- a CDS encoding radical SAM protein produces the protein MNVLFVHTEQDPYSPEKPLEILERVQFGISYISSVLKQAGHRTRLVVLCEETVGTIDDHIEDFDPRLVCFTSVFTEYHIISKVASRVKRGHPELFTLLGGPHATLKPHECLAEGTFDAVCVGEGEYATLELVEQLEKGVHPSGIPNLILVQPDGSVESNAPRPFLEDLDSLPFPDREMWAPWCANPDSRPSVLVGRGCPFNCTYCCNHALRKTASGKYVRLRSPHNVVLELKAMKEAEPTFGEAYLEVETLGVNKEWAMDLCDELQEFNAGLEYPITFGTNLRVTPNADYDELFAALARANFRFVNIGLESGSERIRREVLKRRYSNQDIIRTVETARKHGLQVGIYNLIGLPGETPRDFRETTRVNRACQPDWFLLSVFYPYPGTELSDTCYRLGLLDGPADPYLERRRPVLDMPQFSKGQVGRRRDWFPLLVYGGHRPTRELLWLVSLAKIYSNRRLADLHRRFMEMYYAKKARDYRDAPEMVFARRERTVGGGGTG, from the coding sequence ATGAACGTACTATTCGTACACACCGAACAGGACCCCTATTCACCTGAAAAGCCGCTGGAGATCCTGGAGAGGGTGCAGTTCGGGATATCATATATCTCCTCGGTGCTGAAGCAGGCCGGCCACCGCACCAGGCTGGTCGTGCTGTGCGAGGAGACGGTCGGCACCATCGACGATCATATCGAGGACTTCGACCCCCGCCTAGTCTGTTTCACCTCGGTTTTCACGGAGTACCACATCATCAGCAAGGTGGCGTCGAGGGTGAAGAGGGGCCATCCGGAGCTCTTCACGCTGCTGGGCGGACCCCACGCCACCCTCAAACCCCACGAGTGCCTGGCCGAAGGCACCTTCGACGCGGTCTGCGTGGGAGAGGGTGAATACGCCACCCTCGAGCTGGTAGAGCAGCTGGAGAAAGGCGTCCATCCTTCCGGCATCCCCAACCTGATCCTGGTGCAGCCGGACGGTTCGGTGGAGAGTAACGCGCCCCGGCCGTTCCTGGAGGACCTGGACAGCCTGCCCTTCCCCGACCGCGAGATGTGGGCACCCTGGTGCGCCAACCCCGACTCGCGCCCCTCCGTGCTGGTGGGGAGGGGGTGTCCCTTCAACTGCACCTACTGCTGCAACCACGCCCTGCGCAAGACGGCCTCCGGCAAGTACGTGCGCCTGCGCAGCCCGCATAACGTGGTGCTCGAGCTGAAGGCGATGAAGGAGGCGGAGCCCACCTTCGGCGAGGCCTACCTGGAAGTCGAGACCCTGGGCGTGAACAAGGAATGGGCCATGGATCTCTGTGATGAGCTGCAGGAGTTCAACGCGGGCCTGGAATATCCCATCACCTTCGGCACCAACCTGAGGGTCACGCCAAACGCGGACTACGACGAGCTCTTCGCCGCCCTGGCGAGAGCCAATTTCCGCTTCGTGAACATCGGGCTGGAATCGGGGAGCGAGAGGATAAGGAGAGAGGTCCTGAAGCGGCGCTACTCCAACCAGGACATCATCAGGACAGTGGAGACCGCGAGAAAACACGGGCTGCAGGTGGGAATCTATAATCTCATCGGACTGCCAGGGGAGACGCCGCGCGATTTTCGAGAGACCACGCGGGTGAACCGTGCCTGCCAGCCGGACTGGTTCCTGCTCTCGGTCTTCTACCCGTATCCCGGGACTGAGCTCAGCGACACCTGTTACCGCCTGGGGCTGCTGGACGGACCGGCCGACCCCTACCTGGAGCGCAGGAGGCCAGTGCTGGACATGCCCCAGTTCAGCAAGGGGCAGGTGGGAAGGAGGCGCGACTGGTTCCCCCTGCTCGTTTACGGCGGACACCGCCCCACCAGGGAACTGCTCTGGCTGGTTTCCCTTGCCAAGATATACTCCAACCGCCGTCTGGCGGACCTGCACCGGCGTTTCATGGAGATGTATTACGCGAAAAAGGCGCGCGATTACCGGGATGCACCGGAGATGGTCTTCGCCCGCAGGGAGAGGACGGTCGGAGGCGGGGGGACGGGATAA
- a CDS encoding nitronate monooxygenase, translated as MKSRVPGILGVQYPVLQGGMIWVSDAGLAAAVSQAGGLGVIGAGGMAAETVEEEIARARELTDKPFGVNIPILSPFAEGIFEAAARMGVPVLTTSAGNPRTYTDRAHEAGMRVVHVVSNVRMAHKAQEAGVDVIVAEGYEAGGHNGFDELTTMVLVPQVVDAVDVPVVAAGGIGDARGMVAAFALGAEGVQLGTRFLASVESPAHPRFKELILGAGDCSTVITGRSFGPVRVLRNQLAETILQAEREGWPPEKVQEMIGSGRSVKACLEGDLEEGSFMSGQVAGMIGEIRSAAQIVAELVGGYREVAAGLSDGGA; from the coding sequence ATGAAGAGCAGGGTGCCCGGGATCCTGGGTGTACAGTACCCCGTCCTGCAGGGCGGGATGATCTGGGTCTCCGACGCGGGTCTGGCGGCGGCGGTTTCACAGGCGGGAGGCCTGGGCGTCATCGGCGCCGGGGGTATGGCGGCGGAGACGGTGGAAGAGGAGATCGCGAGGGCCAGGGAACTCACCGACAAGCCCTTCGGCGTGAACATCCCCATCCTCAGCCCGTTCGCCGAAGGCATCTTCGAGGCGGCGGCGCGCATGGGCGTGCCCGTCCTGACCACCTCGGCCGGAAACCCCCGTACCTACACCGACCGCGCCCACGAGGCCGGGATGAGGGTGGTGCATGTGGTGTCCAACGTGCGCATGGCACACAAGGCCCAGGAGGCGGGCGTTGACGTCATCGTGGCCGAGGGCTACGAGGCCGGGGGCCACAATGGATTCGACGAGTTGACCACCATGGTGCTGGTGCCGCAGGTGGTGGACGCCGTGGACGTGCCGGTGGTCGCCGCGGGCGGCATAGGCGACGCGCGTGGCATGGTTGCGGCCTTTGCCCTGGGCGCCGAGGGGGTGCAGCTCGGGACCCGATTCCTGGCCAGCGTGGAGAGCCCGGCCCACCCCCGTTTCAAGGAACTCATCCTGGGTGCCGGAGACTGTTCCACCGTGATCACCGGCCGGTCTTTCGGTCCGGTGCGTGTGCTCAGGAACCAGCTGGCAGAGACGATACTGCAGGCTGAGAGGGAGGGGTGGCCCCCGGAGAAGGTACAGGAGATGATCGGGTCCGGCCGTTCCGTAAAGGCCTGCCTGGAGGGCGACCTGGAAGAGGGCTCCTTCATGAGCGGCCAGGTTGCGGGCATGATCGGGGAAATCAGGAGCGCGGCGCAGATCGTCGCGGAACTGGTCGGAGGATACCGCGAGGTCGCGGCCGGCCTGTCCGATGGAGGAGCATAG
- a CDS encoding C-GCAxxG-C-C family protein, with product MDGMVNMIVSTYARGRIIKYLNCMQATFGTLEGYLGVSERTALTASCPLEGGGASEGSTCGVVSGGCLGITLAHLADVLSGEAGKGEALYERLREYTGWFEREFRSTLCRERCGVDVKEIAGFANYLITGKVVTRCINHIGQAVNRLIELMNRPLEGGGETTELDRRLAGSGGYCGAEVLRGVRADTGYGSLFLEQLSLGFDGGIGLSGGLCGALAGALLPMGLIWGIDPKKEGLVGTLVPFLRGHYNLYFDRQEPELWAVANPFMREFKARYGSLECRDIVGRSFTSGGELAEHMAGSATCAEIKGWCRERTTALITANTVFSR from the coding sequence ATGGACGGGATGGTGAACATGATCGTCTCCACGTACGCCCGCGGACGCATCATCAAGTACTTGAACTGTATGCAGGCTACCTTCGGTACCCTGGAGGGGTACTTGGGAGTGTCTGAGCGCACGGCCCTCACCGCGTCCTGCCCCCTGGAGGGGGGAGGCGCGAGCGAGGGTTCCACCTGCGGCGTGGTCTCCGGCGGATGCCTGGGGATAACCCTGGCTCACCTGGCGGACGTCCTCTCGGGTGAGGCCGGGAAGGGGGAGGCCCTCTACGAGAGGCTGCGCGAATATACGGGCTGGTTCGAGCGGGAGTTCCGCTCCACGCTCTGCCGCGAGCGCTGCGGCGTCGACGTAAAGGAGATAGCGGGTTTCGCCAACTACCTTATCACCGGAAAGGTGGTCACGCGCTGCATAAACCATATCGGCCAGGCAGTGAACCGTCTCATCGAGCTGATGAACCGGCCCCTGGAGGGCGGTGGGGAGACTACGGAACTGGACCGGCGTCTGGCCGGCAGCGGGGGATACTGCGGCGCCGAGGTGCTGCGCGGCGTACGCGCGGACACCGGCTACGGGAGCCTCTTTCTCGAGCAGCTCTCGCTGGGCTTCGACGGCGGTATCGGCCTCTCGGGGGGGCTGTGCGGGGCGCTGGCGGGAGCGCTGCTCCCCATGGGCCTCATATGGGGCATCGACCCCAAGAAGGAAGGACTGGTCGGCACGCTCGTCCCCTTCCTGCGCGGCCACTACAATCTCTACTTCGACCGCCAGGAGCCGGAGCTGTGGGCGGTTGCCAACCCCTTTATGCGCGAGTTCAAGGCCAGGTACGGCTCGCTGGAATGCCGGGACATCGTAGGGCGTTCCTTTACCAGCGGGGGCGAGCTGGCGGAGCACATGGCCGGTTCGGCCACATGCGCGGAGATAAAAGGGTGGTGCCGGGAGCGGACGACGGCGCTCATCACCGCCAACACCGTCTTCTCGAGGTGA
- a CDS encoding Zn-ribbon domain-containing OB-fold protein — translation MGATEEAYFTPVVPMDFTYNYRVGHYLQRYLDGFKEKKVLGAKCPECGQVVVPPRKYCGSCNKVREEFVELSQEGTLENFTVGHVTLVKGKLNEVESPYLVGMIKLDGADNLLLARVEGLPVGEAKTGMRLRAVWKDQAEGDYSDLDHFEPV, via the coding sequence ATGGGAGCAACAGAAGAAGCTTATTTCACCCCGGTGGTGCCGATGGACTTCACCTACAACTATCGTGTGGGCCACTATCTTCAGCGCTACCTCGACGGCTTCAAGGAGAAGAAGGTCCTCGGGGCCAAGTGTCCGGAATGCGGACAGGTTGTGGTGCCGCCGCGAAAGTACTGCGGATCATGCAATAAGGTCCGCGAGGAGTTCGTCGAGTTGTCCCAGGAAGGCACGCTGGAGAATTTCACCGTCGGCCACGTAACCCTGGTAAAAGGGAAGTTGAACGAGGTGGAGAGCCCTTACCTCGTCGGGATGATCAAGCTCGACGGGGCGGACAACCTGCTGCTCGCCAGGGTCGAGGGGCTGCCGGTGGGGGAGGCAAAGACGGGCATGCGCCTCAGGGCGGTATGGAAGGACCAGGCCGAGGGGGACTATTCCGACCTCGACCATTTCGAGCCGGTTTAA
- a CDS encoding electron transfer flavoprotein subunit alpha/FixB family protein yields the protein MADTQGIYILAEIGEAEKPTAVTLELIGLGRDLASRLGERVSTLVLGAGVREAAQELALYGPDEVLFLDDPALSRYDPELYVGALVPFLESRPPRVLLAGHTSLGQDLFPRLAFSLDCGLVTDCVALEVDGGDILLTRPIYGGNAIATQKVGTSKVMATVRARVGEAPQPSSAAAVTPLETAVPASSRLSLKEREVLQSRECPLEEAPVVVSGGRGMGGEDGFAQLTEIAGILSGAVGASRPPVDSGWAASTCQVGITGKVVAPDIYIAVAISGSTQHLSGMGESGKIVAINKDPDAYIFKVADYGVVGDWRQVLPSFSAALREIMQE from the coding sequence TTGGCGGACACGCAAGGCATTTACATCCTGGCCGAGATTGGAGAGGCGGAAAAACCGACAGCAGTCACGCTCGAACTGATCGGGCTGGGAAGAGACCTCGCTTCAAGGCTGGGCGAGAGGGTCAGCACCCTCGTGCTCGGCGCCGGGGTGCGGGAAGCAGCGCAGGAACTGGCACTCTACGGGCCAGATGAGGTCCTGTTCCTGGACGACCCGGCGCTTTCCCGTTACGATCCGGAGCTCTACGTTGGGGCCCTGGTCCCTTTCCTGGAATCCCGGCCGCCCCGGGTGCTGCTGGCCGGACACACCTCCCTGGGGCAGGACCTTTTCCCCCGTCTGGCGTTCTCGCTGGACTGCGGTCTGGTGACCGACTGTGTCGCTCTCGAGGTGGACGGCGGAGACATCCTCCTCACCCGTCCCATCTACGGCGGCAACGCCATCGCCACCCAGAAGGTCGGCACCTCCAAGGTCATGGCCACGGTGAGGGCGAGGGTGGGCGAAGCGCCGCAGCCTTCCTCCGCCGCGGCGGTCACGCCGCTGGAGACCGCCGTGCCCGCATCCTCCCGGCTGTCGCTCAAAGAGAGGGAGGTCCTCCAGTCCCGGGAGTGCCCGCTGGAGGAAGCCCCCGTGGTGGTGTCGGGAGGCAGGGGCATGGGCGGCGAGGATGGTTTCGCGCAACTCACGGAGATCGCCGGTATCCTGAGCGGCGCAGTGGGCGCTTCCCGCCCGCCCGTGGACTCGGGCTGGGCTGCCAGTACCTGCCAGGTGGGCATAACCGGCAAGGTCGTCGCCCCCGACATCTATATCGCAGTGGCCATATCCGGTTCCACCCAGCATCTGTCCGGTATGGGCGAGTCGGGAAAGATCGTGGCCATCAACAAGGACCCCGACGCCTACATCTTCAAGGTCGCTGATTACGGCGTGGTAGGAGACTGGAGGCAGGTGCTCCCCTCCTTCTCCGCCGCGCTCAGGGAAATCATGCAGGAATAG
- a CDS encoding Zn-ribbon domain-containing OB-fold protein yields MMEETREVQGTWDLSTLKFRIEGVGLRRMLDGMKEGKLIGTKCHKCGTVYLPGPFNCRKCHIAINEPAEVSDHGEIMTFTIGYADVRGNPLEEPRVAPVVKLDGCDSWIMGVLQGVKPEDVHVGMRVKVQWAENLTGSLQDMAYYVPE; encoded by the coding sequence ATGATGGAAGAAACGCGTGAAGTCCAAGGCACCTGGGACCTCTCTACCCTCAAGTTCCGCATCGAGGGAGTCGGCCTGCGCCGTATGCTGGACGGCATGAAGGAAGGCAAGCTCATCGGGACCAAGTGCCACAAATGCGGCACCGTCTACCTGCCGGGACCCTTTAACTGCCGCAAGTGCCACATCGCCATTAACGAGCCCGCCGAGGTCAGCGACCACGGGGAGATCATGACCTTCACCATCGGCTACGCGGACGTGCGGGGAAACCCCCTGGAAGAGCCCCGCGTCGCCCCGGTGGTGAAGCTGGACGGGTGCGACTCATGGATCATGGGGGTGCTGCAGGGGGTCAAGCCCGAGGATGTCCACGTGGGCATGCGGGTAAAAGTGCAGTGGGCAGAAAACCTGACCGGCTCCCTGCAGGATATGGCGTATTACGTGCCGGAATAG
- a CDS encoding class I SAM-dependent methyltransferase: MKLHDTAYTSIYEREDEHWWFLGRRKVLAALLAGVDPPGDWRVLDVGCGTGGNFSFLDAYGHVEGCDYSEEAIRFCNLRGTHLAREASIYELPYADGSFDLVTCLDVIEHLRFDLPAFRELHRVLRKGGYLLATLPFGPHLYNDFDCLAGHLRRYTKAEMRMLLAEGGFEPLRLTCYTSLVHPLIRYYMWRGSITSGRNRYTQGMQTLIPSSNRALTLAQDLEALIVSRWDLRRGSSVATLAVKR; this comes from the coding sequence TTGAAACTGCACGATACGGCATACACCTCCATCTACGAGAGAGAGGACGAGCACTGGTGGTTCCTGGGACGCCGCAAGGTGCTTGCGGCCCTGCTCGCCGGGGTCGACCCCCCGGGTGACTGGCGCGTGCTCGATGTGGGGTGCGGCACCGGCGGCAACTTCTCGTTCCTGGACGCTTACGGCCACGTGGAGGGTTGCGACTACTCCGAGGAGGCCATCCGTTTCTGCAACCTGCGGGGCACGCACCTGGCGCGCGAGGCCAGCATCTACGAGCTGCCTTACGCGGACGGCTCCTTCGACCTGGTCACCTGCCTGGACGTCATCGAGCACCTGCGCTTCGACCTCCCCGCCTTCCGGGAGCTGCACCGCGTGCTGCGTAAGGGGGGATACCTGCTGGCGACGCTCCCCTTCGGCCCCCATCTCTACAACGATTTCGACTGCCTGGCCGGACACCTGCGCCGCTACACCAAGGCCGAGATGAGGATGCTGCTCGCCGAGGGCGGCTTCGAGCCGCTGCGGCTCACCTGCTACACTTCGCTGGTCCACCCCCTCATCCGTTATTACATGTGGCGGGGGAGCATCACCAGCGGCCGCAACAGGTATACCCAGGGCATGCAGACCCTGATACCTTCGTCGAACCGCGCCCTGACGCTGGCCCAGGACCTCGAGGCGCTCATCGTGTCCCGCTGGGACCTGCGCCGGGGATCGTCGGTGGCCACCCTCGCCGTTAAAAGATAG
- a CDS encoding zinc ribbon domain-containing protein, whose product MVGITSFGGYVPRYRLNRMIVFGSMGWLNPVIITNARGEKAVANFDEDSITMAVAAGMDCLRGVDRSSIDAVYYASTTAPYRERQNANIVAGALGAGETIRTADFAASLKSGTTALLSALEFAAANPGSKAVVCAADCRLGRMASTQEMVFGDGGGALMVGDTDVIAEYKGSHSISYDFVDHLRGARTKYDRMWEERWIRDLGYGGFIPEVVNGLCAKYGLSPADFDKVVYPCYYGGARKKINAMFGEGEGKVQDDMLGTVGDTGSGHPLLMMAGALETAKPGEKILLVSFGSGCDAMWFEATDAVTKVQDGRGVSRWLARRAELDNYQKYLVWRGMAPPDLGVRGEVDKETRWSLVWRNHKQILGLVGGKCKACGTQQFPAGRMCANPDCGAVDQMDEVYLADKGGTIFTYTGDMLAASLNPPAAYGTVSFNGGGRTVLDFTDCTVEDLAVGNPVDFSFRIKFYDPKRDITNYFWKAIPAVEEVK is encoded by the coding sequence ATGGTCGGTATCACATCATTTGGCGGCTACGTACCCCGCTACCGTCTCAACCGCATGATCGTCTTCGGCAGCATGGGCTGGCTGAACCCGGTGATCATCACCAACGCGCGGGGGGAGAAGGCCGTCGCCAACTTCGACGAGGACTCCATCACCATGGCCGTGGCCGCGGGCATGGACTGCCTCAGGGGCGTTGACCGCTCGAGCATCGACGCGGTCTATTATGCCAGCACCACCGCTCCCTACAGGGAGAGGCAGAACGCCAACATCGTGGCCGGGGCCCTGGGAGCCGGCGAGACGATACGCACCGCGGATTTCGCGGCGTCCCTCAAGTCCGGGACCACGGCACTGCTCTCCGCCCTGGAGTTCGCGGCCGCCAACCCGGGCAGCAAGGCCGTGGTCTGCGCCGCCGACTGCCGCCTGGGAAGGATGGCCTCCACCCAGGAGATGGTCTTCGGCGACGGGGGCGGAGCGCTCATGGTGGGAGACACCGACGTCATCGCCGAGTACAAGGGAAGCCACTCCATTTCATACGATTTCGTGGACCACCTGCGCGGGGCGAGGACCAAGTACGACCGCATGTGGGAGGAGCGGTGGATCCGTGACCTGGGGTACGGCGGTTTCATCCCCGAGGTGGTCAACGGACTGTGCGCGAAGTACGGGCTCAGCCCCGCCGACTTCGACAAGGTCGTCTACCCCTGCTATTACGGCGGGGCGCGCAAGAAGATCAACGCCATGTTCGGCGAGGGAGAGGGCAAAGTCCAGGACGACATGCTGGGGACGGTGGGCGACACTGGCAGCGGCCATCCCCTGCTGATGATGGCGGGGGCACTGGAGACCGCCAAGCCGGGAGAAAAGATCCTGCTCGTATCCTTCGGCAGCGGCTGCGACGCCATGTGGTTCGAGGCCACGGACGCCGTTACCAAGGTACAGGACGGGCGCGGCGTATCGCGCTGGCTGGCCAGGCGCGCCGAACTGGACAACTACCAGAAATACCTGGTGTGGAGGGGCATGGCCCCGCCGGATCTGGGCGTGCGCGGGGAGGTCGACAAAGAGACGCGCTGGTCGCTGGTGTGGCGCAACCATAAGCAGATCCTCGGACTGGTAGGCGGCAAGTGCAAGGCCTGTGGCACCCAGCAGTTCCCGGCGGGACGCATGTGCGCCAACCCCGATTGCGGTGCCGTGGACCAGATGGACGAGGTCTACCTCGCCGACAAGGGAGGGACAATCTTCACCTACACCGGGGACATGCTGGCCGCCTCCCTGAATCCACCGGCCGCATACGGAACGGTATCCTTCAACGGCGGGGGAAGGACAGTCCTCGACTTCACCGACTGCACCGTTGAGGACCTGGCCGTGGGCAACCCCGTCGACTTCAGTTTCCGCATCAAGTTCTACGATCCCAAGCGGGACATCACCAACTACTTCTGGAAGGCGATCCCCGCGGTCGAGGAGGTGAAGTGA
- a CDS encoding acetyl-CoA acetyltransferase, giving the protein MAEGIRDKVVILGMGCTRFGERWDMSGGDLLVESLTEALQDAGIEKKDLQAAWLGVHIDEINIGKGGTYASTAMHLPLIPVSRLDNFCASGTEAFRGAAYGVASGACDIALAIGVEKLKDTGYGGLPDSPAFGQEMVMIGPNATAPGMFAQLATAYAAKHKISMDRVKEAITHVSWKSHQNGAKNPRAHLRKAVTKEQIMGSPMVAYPLGLFDCCGVSDGSAAAIVCTPEIAKKLKPNDPLVKVKALQVAVSSGEEAMYDKWDGASVLTTRAASKRAYEEAGIKNPREEISMMEVHDCFSITELCTMEDLWISPEGGAPEDILGGFYDLDGQIPCQPDGGLKCFGHPIGASGIRMIFEMYNQLLGRWPEDRAVKDPKFGLTHNLGGVPNNNVCSIAIFGVD; this is encoded by the coding sequence ATGGCAGAGGGCATCAGGGACAAGGTGGTCATCCTGGGCATGGGATGCACCAGGTTCGGAGAGCGCTGGGACATGAGCGGCGGTGACCTTCTGGTGGAGTCCCTAACCGAAGCCCTGCAGGACGCGGGCATCGAGAAGAAGGACCTGCAGGCGGCATGGCTCGGCGTACACATCGACGAGATCAACATCGGCAAGGGCGGCACCTACGCCAGTACCGCCATGCATCTGCCGCTGATCCCGGTCAGCCGCCTGGACAACTTCTGCGCCTCGGGGACGGAGGCTTTCCGCGGCGCCGCTTACGGCGTAGCCTCGGGGGCTTGCGATATCGCCCTGGCCATCGGGGTGGAGAAGCTCAAGGACACCGGCTACGGCGGACTGCCCGATTCCCCCGCCTTCGGGCAGGAAATGGTCATGATCGGGCCCAACGCCACCGCGCCGGGCATGTTCGCCCAGCTGGCCACGGCCTACGCGGCCAAACACAAGATCTCCATGGACAGGGTGAAGGAAGCCATCACCCATGTCTCCTGGAAGAGCCATCAGAACGGGGCCAAGAACCCCCGCGCCCACCTCCGCAAGGCGGTCACCAAGGAGCAGATCATGGGCTCCCCCATGGTGGCCTATCCCCTGGGGCTCTTCGACTGCTGCGGCGTCTCTGACGGGTCGGCGGCGGCCATCGTCTGCACCCCGGAGATCGCCAAGAAGTTAAAGCCCAACGACCCCCTGGTCAAGGTGAAGGCCCTGCAGGTCGCGGTGAGCTCCGGCGAGGAAGCCATGTACGACAAGTGGGACGGGGCAAGCGTCCTGACCACGCGGGCGGCGTCCAAGCGGGCTTACGAGGAAGCGGGCATCAAGAACCCCCGTGAGGAGATCTCAATGATGGAGGTGCATGACTGCTTCTCCATCACCGAGCTGTGCACCATGGAGGACCTGTGGATATCGCCCGAGGGCGGAGCCCCGGAAGACATCCTCGGCGGATTCTACGACCTGGACGGGCAGATCCCCTGCCAGCCGGACGGCGGCCTGAAGTGCTTCGGGCACCCCATCGGCGCCTCGGGGATCCGCATGATCTTCGAGATGTACAACCAGCTCCTGGGGCGCTGGCCGGAGGACCGGGCGGTAAAGGACCCCAAGTTCGGGCTCACCCACAACCTGGGCGGCGTGCCCAACAACAACGTCTGCTCCATCGCCATCTTCGGCGTGGACTGA